In Primulina eburnea isolate SZY01 chromosome 5, ASM2296580v1, whole genome shotgun sequence, a single window of DNA contains:
- the LOC140832697 gene encoding uncharacterized protein has product MELRIRCYRCFENSSLPRFKLSFVFICAKVLLVLLSLDGVYSANKDFILHRQGPEQGKENIKSHSCIHDQIIEQRKRPGRKVYSVSAQIYDNADNSNSLHHSGRALLGLSESGKQQNDAKNPIRIYLNYDAVGHSSDRDCRNLGDIVKLGEPSGTSVSGAPSCNPHSDPPVYGDCWYNCTLDDIAGDDKKFRLRKALGQTADWFSRALSVEPVKGNLRLSGYSACGQDGGVQLPREAVEEGVANADLVLFVTTRPTTGHTLAWAVACERDQWGRAIAGHVNVAPRHLTAEAETLLSATLIHEVVHVLGFDPHAFAHFRDERKRRRGRVIDQVMDEKLGRTVTRVVLPRVIMHSRHHYGAFSANFTGLELEDGGGRGTSGSHWEKRLLMNEIMTGSVDTRSVVSKMTLALLEDSGWYQANYSIADRLDWGRNQGIEFITSPCSHWKGAYHCNITQFSGCTYNREAEGYCPIVNYSEDLPQWARYFPQANKGGQSSLADYCTYFVAYSDGSCMDTNSARAPDRMLGEVRGSNSRCMASSLVRSGFVRGSSTQGNGCYQHRCLNTSLEVAVDGAWKTCPEAGGPVQFPGFSGELICPAYHELCYIDPVPVSGRCPNSCSFNGDCIDSRCHCFLGFEGYDCSQRTCPNNCGGHGRCLDSGVCECENRFTGTDCTTAICDEQCSLHGGVCDDGVCEFRCSDYAGYTCQNSSMLLPSLSVCKDVLEKDVLGQHCAPSELSILQQLEEVVVMPNYHRLFPGGPRKFLNYIRGRDCDGAAKRLSCWISIQKCDKDGDNRLRVCHSACQSYNLACGASLDCSDQTLFSNEDDGEGLCTGWGELNSWL; this is encoded by the exons ATGGAGCTAAGGATTCGGTGTTACCGATGTTTCGAGAATTCTTCGCTTCCAAGATTTAAACtgagttttgttttcatttgtgCCAAG GTTCTGCTGGTATTGTTGTCACTGGATGGTGTTTATTCAGCCAACAAAGATTTTATATTGCATAGGCAAGGACCTGAACAGGGCAAGGAGAATATAAAATCACATTCTTGTATTCATGATCAGATTATCGAGCAAAGGAAGAGACCTGGTCGTAAAGTTTATTCAGTTTCGGCTCAGATTTATGACAATGCTGATAATTCCAACTCACTTCACCATAGCGGAAGGGCATTGCTTGGTCTTTCTGAGTCAGGGAAGCAACAGAATGATGCTAAGAATCCCATtaggatttatttaaattatgatgCTGTTGGTCATTCATCGGATAGAGACTGCCGAAACTTGGGGGATATTGTTAAG CTCGGGGAACCAAGTGGCACTTCTGTTTCTGGAGCACCTTCTTGTAACCCTCACAGTGATCCTCCTGTGTATGGGGACTGCTGGTATAATTGTACACTAGATGACATTGCTGGGGATGACAAAAAGTTTCGCCTTCGCAAG GCTCTTGGGCAAACAGCAGATTGGTTCAGTAGAGCTTTATCTGTTGAGCCCGTGAAGGGGAATTTGCGTTTGAGTGGATATTCTGCTTGTGGACAAGATGGAGGCGTGCAGCTTCCAAGGGAAGCTGTGGAAG AGGGAGTTGCTAATGCAGATTTGGTTCTTTTCGTCACAACCAGACCAACAACAGGCCATACTCTTGCTTGGGCAGTGGCATGTGAACGTGACCAATGGGGTCGTGCTATTGCTG gacatgtaaatgttgcacCTCGTCACTTGACTGCTGAAGCCGAAACTTTACTATCTGCCACTCTAATCCATGAG GTTGTGCACGTGCTTGGATTTGATCCCCATGCCTTTGCTCATTTCCGGGATGAGAGAAAAAGGAGGCGAGGTCGG GTTATCGATCAAGTTATGGATGAAAAACTTGGACGAACAGTAACAAGAGTGGTGCTTCCTCGAGTAATCATGCACTCACGTCATCACTATGGG GCTTTCTCAGCGAATTTCACTGGATTGGAGCTTGAAGATGGTGGCGGGCGTGGCACATCAG GTTCCCATTGGGAGAAAAGACTTTTGATGAATGAAATTATGACTGGCTCGGTTGATACAAGATCAGTAGTTTCAAAAATGACCCTTGCTTTGCTTGAGGATAGTGGATGGTACCAAGCAAATTACAGCATCGCAGATCGCCTTGACTGGGGTCGCAACCAGGGAATTGAGTTTATTACCTCACCTTGCAGCCATTGGAAGGGTGCATATCACTGCAACATCACACAGTTTTCTGGATGTACATATAACAGAGAAGCCGAAGGCTACTGTCCTATAGTAAATTACAGTGAGGATCTTCCCCAATGGGCCCGCTACTTTCCACAGGCCAACAAAG GTGGTCAGTCGTCATTGGCTGATTATTGCACTTATTTTGTAGCATACTCTGATGGATCATGTATGGACACTAATAGTGCCAGGGCACCGGACAGGATGCTAGGTGAAGTCAGGGGAAGTAATTCAAG GtgcatggcctcatcattagtGCGCAGCGGATTTGTCAGGGGATCTTCGACCCAAGGCAATGGTTGTTATCAGCACCGGTGTCTAAACACTTCACTGGAG GTTGCGGTTGATGGTGCTTGGAAAACATGTCCTGAGGCTGGGGGACCTGTTCAATTTCCAGGCTTCAGTG GTGAACTGATCTGCCCAGCATACCATGAACTTTGCTACATTGATCCAGTCCCTGTCTCTGGTCGATGTCCTAATTCATGTAGTTTTAATGGTGACTGCATTGATTCAAGATGTCATTGCTTTTTGGGGTTCGAGGGTTATGATTGTAGCCAAC GTACTTGCCCCAACAACTGCGGTGGACATGGAAGGTGCCTCGATAGCGGTGTGTGCGAGTGTGAAAACAGGTTCACTGGGACTGATTGCACTACAG CCATTTGCGATGAACAATGCAGTCTACATGGTGGAGTCTGTGATGACGGTGTCTGTGAGTTCCGGTGCTCAGATTACGCAGGCTATACGTGCCAGAATAGCTCCATGCTTCTTCCCAGCCTCTCAGTATGCAAAGATGTGTTGGAGAAAGATGTGTTGGGGCAACATTGTGCGCCTAGTGAGTTGAGTATCTTGCAGCAGCTCGAAGAAGTTGTTGTGATGCCGAATTACCATAGATTGTTCCCAGGAGGTCCTCGAAAATTTCTAAATTATATCAGAGGCCGAGACTGTGATGGAGCTGCTAAGCGATTGTCCTGTTGG ATATCTATTCAAAAATGCGACAAAGATGGTGACAATCGTTTACGCGTATGTCATTCAGCTTGCCAATCTTATAACCTAGCGTGCGGTGCATCGCTAGATTGCTCAGATCAGACCCTCTTCAGCAACGAGGACGATGGTGAAGGTCTATGCACTGGATGGGGCGAGTTGAATTCATGGTTGTAA
- the LOC140832698 gene encoding pathogenesis-related protein 5-like, with amino-acid sequence MASKQNVVHVLILIMFFTGGINIASAAIFTLQNSCSYTIWPGTLSGNGVAILGDGGFALAPGATIQLPAPAGWSGRFWARTGCNFDESGNGKCATGDCGGTVKCTGGGVPPVTLAEFTLGSSGNMAEDFYDVSLVDGYNVGLGVRPSGGSGDCKYAGCVSDVNENCPKELQVVGEGAGAVVACKSACAAFNRPEFCCTGQHSTASTCSPTQYSQIFKNACPAAYSYAYDDATSTFTCTGSDYFITFCPTS; translated from the exons ATGGCGAGTAAGCAAAATGTTGTCCATGTTCTGATCCTGATCATGTTCTTCACGG GAGGTATAAATATTGCTTCCGCGGCTATATTCACGCTCCAAAACAGCTGCAGTTACACGATTTGGCCAGGCACGCTCTCTGGAAACGGCGTCGCCATTCTTGGAGATGGGGGCTTCGCGTTGGCCCCGGGAGCTACCATCCAGCTTCCGGCGCCTGCAGGTTGGTCCGGGCGTTTCTGGGCTCGTACGGGATGCAATTTTGATGAGTCTGGAAATGGGAAGTGTGCGACAGGAGACTGTGGTGGCACGGTGAAATGCACCGGCGGAGGAGTTCCTCCCGTCACCCTCGCGGAATTCACTTTAGGAAGCAGCGGCAACATGGCCGAAGATTTCTACGATGTGAGCCTGGTGGATGGCTACAATGTCGGCCTTGGGGTGCGGCCCTCAGGTGGTTCGGGAGACTGCAAGTACGCCGGGTGCGTTTCGGACGTAAATGAGAACTGCCCGAAGGAGCTGCAGGTGGTCGGAGAAGGCGCAGGCGCTGTGGTGGCATGCAAGAGTGCGTGTGCGGCGTTCAACAGGCCGGAATTTTGCTGCACCGGCCAGCACTCGACGGCGAGTACATGCTCGCCGACACAATACTCGCAGATATTCAAGAATGCATGTCCAGCGGCATACAGTTATGCGTATGATGATGCTACGAGTACGTTTACTTGCACTGGTTCAGACTACTTCATCACATTCTGTCCCACTTCATAA
- the LOC140832699 gene encoding uncharacterized protein yields the protein MATGFGESMSRHPPSPSCSGSNNNSDAGNFECNICFDLAQDPIVTLCGHLFCWPCLYKWLHIHSRSQECPVCKALIQEEKLVPLYGRGNNSTDPRSRSIPGLEIPHRPTGQRPETAPTPDPNAFAQHGFGFMGGFGPFGGFAPMATANFGNFTFSAALGGLLPSFFNMQVHGFPNANMYGAGHGFHHGYSNAFHGGHAQGLPQRGNQEQQADSILKVLLLIIGLSVFLTLIWS from the coding sequence ATGGCAACTGGGTTTGGGGAATCCATGAGCAGGCATCCCCCAAGCCCTTCTTGCTCCGGTAGTAATAACAACAGTGATGCTGGAAATTTTGAGTGTAATATCTGCTTTGATTTGGCGCAAGATCCAATTGTTACACTTTGTGGTCATCTCTTCTGCTGGCCTTGTCTTTATAAGTGGCTTCATATTCACTCTCGTTCTCAAGAATGCCCTGTCTGCAAGGCCCTTATCCAGGAGGAAAAGTTAGTCCCTCTATATGGCCGTGGAAACAACTCGACTGATCCTCGATCTAGATCAATTCCGGGATTGGAGATTCCGCATCGTCCCACTGGGCAAAGACCTGAGACAGCTCCTACTCCAGATCCTAATGCTTTTGCACAACATGGATTTGGATTTATGGGAGGATTTGGTCCATTTGGAGGTTTTGCACCAATGGCTACTGCCAATTTTGGAAACTTTACATTCTCGGCTGCACTAGGTGGTTTGCTTCCATCTTTCTTTAACATGCAAGTGCACGGATTTCCTAATGCCAACATGTATGGAGCAGGACATGGTTTCCACCATGGGTATTCAAATGCATTCCATGGTGGGCATGCTCAGGGTCTCCCCCAACGTGGAAATCAGGAACAGCAGGCAGATTCTATATTGAAGGTTCTCTTGTTAATAATTGGTTTGAGTGTGTTCCTGACATTGATTTGGAGTTGA